The sequence AAGCTTTAACTGGCATAACATTTGTCCGTTCGACGTTAAACTAAACCAATTTGCTATGTTTACTTTGTTCCAATCTTATCCGAAATTCCCGGTAGTGAAGCGCACCAATGTAAGGATGACTAAAAATTACATTTCAAAATTTGAAGAATCCCTGAAAAATTTTGAAGAATTCCAAAAAGAGGGGGTTCATTCCTGATTATCTTAAAAAAAACAAAAGGTTATGGAAACATAACCTTTATTTTTTTCTATAATATTTTTCTTATGGATACAAAACTCTATTTTTAAATCTATTCAATGATTTATTATGAGTTACATCCATTTTGATAAAACCCAGCTGATTAATTTAAATTATTCTCTGGACCGTGAAATCATCAGAACCAATAGAGCTGGCACCTACACCAGTACTACCATCATAGGGTGCAATACTCGAAAATATCATGGACTTCTAGTGGTACCCCAACCTCAAATTGATTCCCAAAATCATGTCATGTTGTCTAATGTGCACGAAACAGTGATTCAGCATGGGGCAAGCTTCAATTTGGGGATCAGTAAATTTCCTGGCAATTATTCGCCCAGAGGTCATAAATATCTGGAAGATTTTGACTCCGAACCGATCCCAAAACTGACTTATCGAGTTGGTGGTGTTCTTCTTCAGAAAGAGTTGATTTTGGACACCAATAGGGATCGAGTAATGATTCGATATACCTTGTTGGACGCGCATTCTCCTACTAAGATTCGGGTGGCTCCTTTCCTTGCTTTCAGACCCTACCATAACTTGATGAAAGCAAATACTTTTATCAATAAAAAATTCAACAAAGTACCCAATGGGGTCAAATTTCAATTGTATGAAAAATATGACCCTCTCTACATGCAGCTTTCCAAAAAAGGAGAGTTTATACCTGCTCCAGATTGGTATTACAACATAGAATACATCCAGGAACGAGAACGTGGATATGACTACCAAGAGGATTTATATGTACCGGGATATTTTGAATTTGATATTACTAAGGGAGAGTCTGTAATTCTTTCTGCAGGACTGACAGAAGCTGATCCTAAGACTAGAGAAGCAGCTTTTAAAAAAGAAATTGCAAGAAGAATCCCAAGAAACAACTTTGAAAACTGTCTGAAAAATTCAGCGGGACAATTTATTAGAAAAAGAAATGGAGACACCAGGATAATAGCTGGATATCCTTGGTTTGGATGGTGGGGAAGAGACACTTTTGTCGCAGCACCTGGATTAACATTACCCTCAGGTGAATACCAGACATTTTTAGACATTATGGACAGCATGTCCAAAGACCTACATGGGCCTCTATTCCCAAATGTAGGTAGTGGAGTCATGACCAATATGAATTCCATCGATGCGCCTATGTGGTATTTCTGGTCATTGCAGCAATACGTGATTTACACCAATGACTTAAAAACCATCAAGGATCGATACTTAGGGAAGATGCAAGGAATCATTGAGGGCTATATCAATGGAACAGATTTCAATATTAAAGTTCAGGACAATGGTTTAGTATATGGTGGGGAGGAAGGGAAAGCTCTGACATGGATGGACGCTGTCACCCCTGAAGGCCCCGTTACTCCTAGAATGGGCTGCCCAGTAGAAATCCAAGCACTTTGGTACAATGCACTTTGTTTTTACCATGAACTTACAGGAGATGAAAAAATTCTTGCTCTTGCAGAAAAAACGAAAGCCTCCTTTGTAAAAGAGTTCTGGTCAGAAAAACATGGATACTTAGCAGATGTAGTTAATGGAGATCAAAAGGACTGGTCAGTTAGGCCTAATATGGTATTTGCTACCTCCCTTCCTTATACCATGCTTAGCGAATCCCAAAATGACCAGGTTCTAGAAATAGTTAAATCCAAATTACTAACCACAAGGGGGCTTAGATCTCTTTCCCCTGACGATTATTCCTATAAAGGATATTATTTTGGTGACCAAATCACAAGAGATCAAGCCTACCACAATGGCACTGTGTGGACTTGGCCTCTAGGTCATTTTGTAGAAGGATATATAAAACTTCACGGTAAATCTTCTTTTAACTTTATCAAAAAGATAATTAAAGGATTTGATGGGGTAATGACCCAATATGGTGTGGGTACAGTTGCAGAATTGTATGATGGAGACCCTCCTCACAGGCCAAAAGGGGCTATTTCGCAAGCTTGGAGTGTGGCAGAATTGCTTCGTATGATGGATTTGGTCAAAAAGATATAATCAACTTTTTATGAAAGTATTAATGTTTGGGTGGGAATTTCCACCACATATTTCTGGAGGACTTGGAACTGCTTGTTATGGTTTGGTAAAAGGTCTTTGCCACCATAATCAAGACATTATTTTTGTGGTCCCAAAGCTTTGGGGGGATGAAGAACCCATGGCTGATTTTGTAAATGCGAGTGACGTCACCATTGATTATAGAGAAAAAAGATTCAAATCAATTTGGAAGAACTTAACCTATTTAGAAGTCAGTAGTTTTTTAGTTCCTTATTTGGGTCCAGAAGAGTATAAGAAATTCACAGACTATGCCATCCATGATCGAACAGATGTAGATGAAAGTATTTTTTCCACGAAGTACGAGTTCAGTGGAAAATACGGGAAAAATCTAATGGAGGAAGTTTCCAGATATGCCTTGACAGGAGCTCAAATTGCCAGAGATAGAAGTGATTTTGAATTAATCCATGCCCACGATTGGCTATCTTTTCCTGCAGGAATTGCAGCTAAGGAAATAAGTGGTAAACCATTAGTAGCCCATGTACATGCTACCGAGTTTGATCGGTCTGGAGAATCCGTCAATCAAGTGGTCTATGATATTGAAAGAGCTGGAATGCAAGCCGCTGATCATGTGGTTGCCGTAAGTCAGCTAACCAAAAATATTATCATCAGAAAATATGGGATCCCCGCCGAAAAGGTTTCAGTATTGCACAATGCCGTGTTGGATGCCAGTATTATTGAATCCACTTTTAAGAAAAAAGTACCTGAGAAGATCGTGACTTTTTTGGGAAGGATTACTTTTCAAAAAGGCCCTGAATACTTTGTAGAAGCTGCCAAGAAAGTCATCGACCGAGATCCAAACGTTCGGTTTGTAATGGCAGGATCTGGAGATTTACTCAATAGAATGATCGATCGTGTAGCTGAATTAAGAATTGCCACCAAATTCAACTTCACAGGGTTCCTCAAAGGTAAAGATGTGGATCACATGTATGCTATCTCGGATGTATATGTCATGCCATCTGTTTCTGAGCCCTTTGGAATCTCCCCTTTGGAGGCTGTGCGACATAATACCCCAGTCATTATTTCAAAACAGTCAGGCGTAGCTGAGGTCTTGACCAATGCTATAAAAATTGACTTTTGGGATATTGATGCGATGGCCGATGCCATTTTTGCTCTTTTGCACTACAAGGGTATATCCCAAATGTTTAAAGAGCTCGGAAGTGAAGAATTGAAGAAATTAAAATGGGAACATGTAGCCGCTAAGCTTGTTACCGTATACGAAAAAACTTTATCCCAAAGATCATGAGAACTATTTGCTTTTATTTTCAAGTTCATCAACCCTTTCGCCTTAAACCTTACCGCTTTTTTGATATTGGTGAAGATCATCATTATTGGGATGATTTCAGCAATCGGTCCATTATGAGAAAAGTAGCTCAGAAGTGCTACTTACCTATGAATGCATTACTCCTTGATTTGATCCATCACTACAATGGAGCATTCAAAGTAAGTTTTTCCATTTCAGGAACGTTCATGGACCAAATGCAGGCATATGCTCCAGATGTGCTGGAAAGCTTCCAGAAACTGGTCAATACGGGTCATGTAGAACTTTTAAACGAGACATATTCCCACTCCTTAGCTTCTCTAAAAAGCAAGGATGAGTTTAAAGACTTGGTCCACAAACACCAAGCAAAAATCAAGGAGTTATTTAATGGCTATACTCCAAAGGTGTTCCGAAATACTGAATTAATCTATTCTGACGAAATTGGGGCAATGGTATCCGAATTAGGTTACGATGCCATGTTAACGGAAGGCGCCAAACATATTCTGGGATGGAAAAGCCCTAATTATGTGTATGTAAATAGCATTGAACCTAAGCTGAAAGTTTTATTGAAAAATTTCCAACTGAGTGATGACATCGCCTTCAGGTTTGGCAATAAATCTTGGGATGATTACCCATTAACTACTGAGAAATTCATCAATTGGATCAATGCGATTCCCAATGAGGAAGAAACGCTGAACCTTTTCATGGATTACGAAACCTTTGGAGAACACCAGTGGGCTGAGACAGGAATTTTTGATTTCATGAAACACCTTCCTGAGGCAGTATTTACAAAGACTAACTTTTCTTTCTCTACTCCTTCAGAAATAGCTTCAAAAATCCCACCTGTTGGCAAAATCCATGTTCCGATTCCAATCTCATGGGCAGATGAAGAACGGGATCTAACCGCTTGGCTCGGAAATGATTTACAAGACGAAGCATTCGATCGATTATATGACCTTGAAAAGTTGGTCAACACCATTGAGGATGAAGAAATAAAAAGGGACTGGAGGTATTTACAGACCTCTGACCACTTCTATTACATGTGTACCAAATTCTTCTCTGACGGAGATATACATTCCTATTTTAGCCCTTATGATTCCCCCTATGATGCATTCATCAATTACATGAATGTACTCAGTGATTTTATGATCAGACTGAAAGAAAAATCCAGCGTATCTGTAGAGGCTTAAATGCCATATAAACTAAAAAAGGCCGGATTTACCGGCCTTTCATTTTTTCAATCTTAATAACTTTCAGATTCATTGGGGAAATCCCGACTTTTTACATCCTTGATGTAATTGGTAAATGCATCCATCATAACTGATTGCAAATCCGCATATTGTCTCAAAAACCTAGGCTTAAACTCTTGGGTGATTCCTAATAAATCGTGTACCACTAACACTTGACCGTCTACATCTCCTCCTGCTCCGATTCCAATGACTGGAATTGACACTGATTCTGCTACTTTTTTAGCCAAAGAGGCAGGTATTTTTTCCAACACAATGGCAAAACATCCACATTCCTCTAACAGCTTGGCATCTTCTAGCAATTTTTGTGCTTCTGCAGATTCTTTAGCTCTGACACTATAGGTCCCAAATTTATAGATTGACTGAGGAGTTAAGCCCAAATGTCCCATGACTGGAACACCAGCACTCAAAATCCTCACTACAGATTCTTTAATCTCAGCGCCGCCTTCTACTTTAATGGCATGAGCTCCTGACTCCTTCATGATTCGAATAGCAGAACGCAAAGCCTCAGAACTATTCCCCTGATAGGATCCGAAAGGAATGTCGACCACTACAAAGGCTCTGCTGACAGCTCTCACTACAGAAGATGCATGATAGATCATCTGGTCCAAAGTGATCGGAAGGGTGGTTTCATGACCTGCCATCACATTGGAAGCGGAATCTCCCACCAGAATAATATCAATTCCTGCATCATCTACGATTTTTGCCATCGAAAAATCATAGGCAGTAAGCATAGATATTTTTTCACCACGGTTCTTCATTTCCTGAAGGATATGAGTAGTGATTCTTTTAATATTTGCTGAAGAATGAACAGACATGATTTAAAGTAAATGGACAGAATATTGGTCACCGGAAAAATCTACCTTGATGTGCTCATTAAGAGTAGTTGAGAGTTCATAACCCGTATAATCCGGCTTGATTGGAAATTGGCCATGGCTTCTATTTACCAGTACCGCTATTTCCATCTTATATAATTCTTTGTCTAGAAAAGGTTTCATCGCGTAGGCAAGTGTTTTTCCTGTATTTAACACATCGTCCACAAGGATTAATGTTTTTCCGGAAAGCTCGATCTCTTCAGACAATTCAATCTCCTCTGAATGTAAATTACTTTTATCCAAAATAACTTCTATCTCCTCAATAGTTAATGGAGAGATAGTTCGTAATTCCTGGGCTAATAAATCCGCTAAAATGGTTCCCATTCCTGTGATTCCCGCAAAAACTACTCCTGCGGAATTGAGATTTCTTTCATAAATCTCAAATGCCATCCGGGTGATTTTTTTCTTGATCTGATGATGATTGAGTACTTCGCTCATAGGATAAAATTATAATTTGAAAATTAGACCAATTCTCTAAGGTTTCAAAATTAAGATATGCTTAACGGTAGGAATCCTCCTCATTCAAGATGTTGAGATAACTCTGATATCGATAAGGATGGATATACCCTTCTTCTACTTTCTTCCGAACTACACAGCCAGGCTCGTTGATATGCCGACAATTATTGTATTTACATTCACCGAGGTATTTTCTCATCTCTGGGAAATAATGTGACAACTCATAGTCCTCTACATCCAAAATACCAAACTCCTTAATTCCAGGAGTATCAATCAAATCTCCTCCCCCCTTCACCGGAAAAAGCTCAGCGAAGGTTGTAGTATGAACACCTTTAGCGCTAAACCCCGAAATTTCCTTGGTGTCTTGTGATGCCTCAGGAACAAGCTTATTCAAAAGTGTTGATTTGCCTACGCCAGAATGCCCCGCTATCAATGTAGATTTACCTTGAAGTAAGGGATGAAATTTATCCAATAAATCTTTGTCATTTATAGCTGAAATCTCAATCACTTGGTACCCCAATGGTTCATAAATCTCATGGATATCAAGTAACCAATCTTCCGCATCCTCGCCTTCCAGAAGATCCACTTTATTCACAACCAAAATCGCCGGAATCCTAAAACTCTCAGTACTTACCAAAAATCGATCTATAAAACCTAATGAAGTCCTTGGCTTTTTCATAGTTATTACCAACATGGACTGATCCACATTACTGGCAATGATATGTGAGAAATGCTGTTTGCGTGTGGATTTACGGATCACATAATTTTCTCTAGGATGTATCGCAGAAATTATCGCTGTTTCTTGGTTTTCTTCTTTCGATAAAGTCACCCAGTCCCCCACCGCAATAGGATTCGTTAACTTCAAATCCTCCTGCTTGAACTTGCCTTTCAACCTTGCAGAAATAAATTCTGAGTCGGTTTTGACGACATACCAACTGCCTGTTGACTTTATAACTCTACCTTCCATTGAGTGGATAATTTAACAAAACCCGATTGATTATCTTTTCTGCTGCTCCTATATTGGCAGAAACCCAGT comes from Algoriphagus halophilus and encodes:
- a CDS encoding amylo-alpha-1,6-glucosidase, producing the protein MSYIHFDKTQLINLNYSLDREIIRTNRAGTYTSTTIIGCNTRKYHGLLVVPQPQIDSQNHVMLSNVHETVIQHGASFNLGISKFPGNYSPRGHKYLEDFDSEPIPKLTYRVGGVLLQKELILDTNRDRVMIRYTLLDAHSPTKIRVAPFLAFRPYHNLMKANTFINKKFNKVPNGVKFQLYEKYDPLYMQLSKKGEFIPAPDWYYNIEYIQERERGYDYQEDLYVPGYFEFDITKGESVILSAGLTEADPKTREAAFKKEIARRIPRNNFENCLKNSAGQFIRKRNGDTRIIAGYPWFGWWGRDTFVAAPGLTLPSGEYQTFLDIMDSMSKDLHGPLFPNVGSGVMTNMNSIDAPMWYFWSLQQYVIYTNDLKTIKDRYLGKMQGIIEGYINGTDFNIKVQDNGLVYGGEEGKALTWMDAVTPEGPVTPRMGCPVEIQALWYNALCFYHELTGDEKILALAEKTKASFVKEFWSEKHGYLADVVNGDQKDWSVRPNMVFATSLPYTMLSESQNDQVLEIVKSKLLTTRGLRSLSPDDYSYKGYYFGDQITRDQAYHNGTVWTWPLGHFVEGYIKLHGKSSFNFIKKIIKGFDGVMTQYGVGTVAELYDGDPPHRPKGAISQAWSVAELLRMMDLVKKI
- a CDS encoding glycosyltransferase family 4 protein gives rise to the protein MKVLMFGWEFPPHISGGLGTACYGLVKGLCHHNQDIIFVVPKLWGDEEPMADFVNASDVTIDYREKRFKSIWKNLTYLEVSSFLVPYLGPEEYKKFTDYAIHDRTDVDESIFSTKYEFSGKYGKNLMEEVSRYALTGAQIARDRSDFELIHAHDWLSFPAGIAAKEISGKPLVAHVHATEFDRSGESVNQVVYDIERAGMQAADHVVAVSQLTKNIIIRKYGIPAEKVSVLHNAVLDASIIESTFKKKVPEKIVTFLGRITFQKGPEYFVEAAKKVIDRDPNVRFVMAGSGDLLNRMIDRVAELRIATKFNFTGFLKGKDVDHMYAISDVYVMPSVSEPFGISPLEAVRHNTPVIISKQSGVAEVLTNAIKIDFWDIDAMADAIFALLHYKGISQMFKELGSEELKKLKWEHVAAKLVTVYEKTLSQRS
- a CDS encoding glycoside hydrolase family 57 protein, with protein sequence MRTICFYFQVHQPFRLKPYRFFDIGEDHHYWDDFSNRSIMRKVAQKCYLPMNALLLDLIHHYNGAFKVSFSISGTFMDQMQAYAPDVLESFQKLVNTGHVELLNETYSHSLASLKSKDEFKDLVHKHQAKIKELFNGYTPKVFRNTELIYSDEIGAMVSELGYDAMLTEGAKHILGWKSPNYVYVNSIEPKLKVLLKNFQLSDDIAFRFGNKSWDDYPLTTEKFINWINAIPNEEETLNLFMDYETFGEHQWAETGIFDFMKHLPEAVFTKTNFSFSTPSEIASKIPPVGKIHVPIPISWADEERDLTAWLGNDLQDEAFDRLYDLEKLVNTIEDEEIKRDWRYLQTSDHFYYMCTKFFSDGDIHSYFSPYDSPYDAFINYMNVLSDFMIRLKEKSSVSVEA
- the panB gene encoding 3-methyl-2-oxobutanoate hydroxymethyltransferase; translation: MSVHSSANIKRITTHILQEMKNRGEKISMLTAYDFSMAKIVDDAGIDIILVGDSASNVMAGHETTLPITLDQMIYHASSVVRAVSRAFVVVDIPFGSYQGNSSEALRSAIRIMKESGAHAIKVEGGAEIKESVVRILSAGVPVMGHLGLTPQSIYKFGTYSVRAKESAEAQKLLEDAKLLEECGCFAIVLEKIPASLAKKVAESVSIPVIGIGAGGDVDGQVLVVHDLLGITQEFKPRFLRQYADLQSVMMDAFTNYIKDVKSRDFPNESESY
- a CDS encoding phosphoribosyltransferase family protein; the encoded protein is MSEVLNHHQIKKKITRMAFEIYERNLNSAGVVFAGITGMGTILADLLAQELRTISPLTIEEIEVILDKSNLHSEEIELSEEIELSGKTLILVDDVLNTGKTLAYAMKPFLDKELYKMEIAVLVNRSHGQFPIKPDYTGYELSTTLNEHIKVDFSGDQYSVHLL
- the rsgA gene encoding ribosome small subunit-dependent GTPase A, which gives rise to MEGRVIKSTGSWYVVKTDSEFISARLKGKFKQEDLKLTNPIAVGDWVTLSKEENQETAIISAIHPRENYVIRKSTRKQHFSHIIASNVDQSMLVITMKKPRTSLGFIDRFLVSTESFRIPAILVVNKVDLLEGEDAEDWLLDIHEIYEPLGYQVIEISAINDKDLLDKFHPLLQGKSTLIAGHSGVGKSTLLNKLVPEASQDTKEISGFSAKGVHTTTFAELFPVKGGGDLIDTPGIKEFGILDVEDYELSHYFPEMRKYLGECKYNNCRHINEPGCVVRKKVEEGYIHPYRYQSYLNILNEEDSYR